In Cyanobacteriota bacterium, the DNA window AGTTATTAACAGACTTGATTTAGAAGATTACTTGCAAGGAGTCGTCCCGGCAGAGATGCCAAGTACTTGGCACTCTGAAGCGCTGAAGGTACAAGCAGTGGCTGCAAGAACTTATAGTCTTTCGATGCTTGGAAGACGGAACGCTCTTGGTTATGATCTTAAATCTAGTGTTGAGGATCAGGTTTATTTGGGTTATGACAAAGAAAAACTCAGTACTAATGCTGCGATCAAAGCTACTCAAGGAGAGTATTTGATCGATCAACAAGGTTCTTTTGTGAATGCGTATTTTTCGAGTATGGCTGGTAGATATAGTGCAAGTCCAGAAGAAGGCTGGGGAATAAGTTCTGAAGAATATCTAGTGCCACGTAAAGAACCAGCGAATGCCAGTCATGGTAAATGGCAAATGAGCTTTAGTCAGATAGAGCTTGATAGCAAGTTAGTGGATTTGAAAATCGGAACGATTGAATCAGTCACTGTTACTAATAGATCTATTGAGGGCAGAGCAACTCAAGTATTAATAGGTGGAATTAATGGCTTTGCAACATTGACTGGCGAGGAGTTCCGTCACCAACTTGGTTTGCGAAGTACTGATTTTAGAATTAGTTTTGATCAAGGGAAACTAAGAATTGCTGGATTTGGTTTTGGACATGGTATCGGTATGTCTCAATATGGCGCCAAAGCTTTTGCCGAAACGGGCAAGAACTACCAAGAAATTCTTGGACATTATTATACTGGGGCTCGGTTAGTTACTAAGCCGTGAAGCTAGTTGCTATAGGTTGAGCTTGTGAAACAGTTGTTGTAGCTTCTGGTGCTAGTTGTGCTTGCAATGCTTTTGCTGCATTTAATAATGCATTTCCAAAACTAGTGAGTAGTCTAGGTAGAGTTTTAAGCCTTGTTGCTTGAGCCGTCTCTTCAACTTGCATAACTTCACCAAATGCAGGTGCTAGTTCTTTAATTACTGTTCCAAACAGGGCTTCAGGACTTTGGGGGTCATTAGCTGCTTGCGCATTAACTACTTGTTGATGTGCTTGAGCTAATTCTGCACCAATTGCTTTTGTTAGGAATGAATTAAGTGCTTGTTTAACGATTGCGTTCTTGTCTGTGGAACCGGCTAATGATTTGACTGCCGCTACTGTTGCTGCGACAACTAGGTCAGCATCTTGAACACCTTGAGAGTCTGCTTTGCTAGCGTAATCAATAAATTGAGGGTTTGCTAATAGGCTGGTGATTTTTGCAGTGACAGCTTGTTCTAGTTGAGGAAGCTGTTCTAGTGCGGCTTTCATCGCACTGCTTGGTTCTGAATTATTAGTAGCACCAAATAATCCTGCTAACGGAGATTGTGCTATTAGGTTTTGAATGAAAGCCATTGCATCATTAGCTTCTGGATCATTAGCTTCGCTGCTTTCTGGTTGGATAGCTTGAAGGCTTGTTAAATACTTAGCCAAAACTTGTTCTATATTATTAGCTACTGGTTGAGCTAATTGTTGCGCTACTGGAGCTTGTGTTGGCAGAGCTGTTGGAGCAAAATCTCCACTTGCTGTAAAACTTGGTTCTTGATTTGACTGAGCCGTAACTGTTTGGCCATTGAAAATTTGATTAACTGCTGACATTATTATTTCTCCTAAACCCCCTGAACACGTAAAGTATTATAGCATATTAATTTGTGTTTTGTAAAAAAGACTAGACCCTAGCCATT includes these proteins:
- a CDS encoding SpoIID/LytB domain-containing protein, giving the protein MILFWGLAMTGVQAQEISIGLYDQIDTLYLTANKDYEVNEDLDNNAAFANSRTMLKKKTGDRALIRSSPAAANSLLIAAEPDLITTSRIVEFICKEDCLFKIKHGNISQTYRGSIVIKPQHDYFTVINRLDLEDYLQGVVPAEMPSTWHSEALKVQAVAARTYSLSMLGRRNALGYDLKSSVEDQVYLGYDKEKLSTNAAIKATQGEYLIDQQGSFVNAYFSSMAGRYSASPEEGWGISSEEYLVPRKEPANASHGKWQMSFSQIELDSKLVDLKIGTIESVTVTNRSIEGRATQVLIGGINGFATLTGEEFRHQLGLRSTDFRISFDQGKLRIAGFGFGHGIGMSQYGAKAFAETGKNYQEILGHYYTGARLVTKP